The following coding sequences are from one Nymphalis io chromosome 5, ilAglIoxx1.1, whole genome shotgun sequence window:
- the LOC126768495 gene encoding zinc finger and BTB domain-containing protein 17 isoform X1 → MTSTDTYQLKWHSHSSHLNGSVAALLRSERFTDVVLCTMDGSQIPAHKFILSSCSVYLSTLFEGQRSVTRMGGMLYVVLPSEISTKALKILVEYMYKGETTVSNEVLDTVLKAGEVLKIRGLWRQTDDPGGDTPAEKTSTQSVNKQTKKSEEQPKITVKKDDKLLKSFNPVQPQGVTRPMFIGPPKLVFIKTADGGTQAALRPGAPKGQTILVAPAANTEVTTATVTTPTATTTATVSNTTEDSSDDTPPPRILRRHAAERKYGKRQKTDNTEKETKEKEPEEQDNASVSSKKSNPIFSEINTEVHVKDEPEWDASSIEEEERSIAEMFQAEMSVKSEPIDDMDIEEESLLYSPLACELCAEVFTVPAAWVRHVQNHARDHHHHPRRRKHRSASDDTEETMALLRCDLCQKHFPNPAEWVRHIQSTHTESELAISNNSAPPKRHNRFTEGAQNKTCSFCKKTFPSHASMLIHMRTHTGERPFVCGLCNKGFNVKSNLLRHLRTLHDQVISPARLDDDDCAPDDDAPGTSEPKRES, encoded by the exons ATGACATCGACTGATACCTATCAATTAAAATGGCACTCGCACAGTTCGCATTTAAACGGTTCCGTAGCCGCTTTGCTACGTTCGGAGCGATTCACAGATGTGGTACTCTGTACAATGGACGGATCACAAATTCCAGCTCACAAGTTTATATTGAGCTCATGCAGCGTGTACTTGAGCACTTTGTTCGAAGGACAACGCTCTGTAACGCGCATGGGCGGAATGTTATATGTAGTATTACCTTCGGAAATATCTACAAAAGCGCTAAAGATTCTAGTGGAATATATGTACAAAG GAGAAACAACAGTATCTAATGAAGTATTAGATACAGTTTTAAAGGCTGGAGAGGTTCTAAAAATTAGGGGCCTCTGGAGGCAGACTGATGACCCAGGAGGTGACACACCAGCTGAAAAAACAAGCACTCAATCtgttaataaacaaacaaagaaatcaGAGGAACAACCAAAGATTACGGTTAAGAAAGATGACAAACTCCTCAAATCTTTCAACCCGGTTCAACCTCAGGGTGTCACGAg ACCAATGTTCATCGGTCCACCGAAGCTTGTCTTTATTAAGACAGCGGATGGCGGGACGCAAGCGGCACTTCGTCCGGGCGCACCAAAGGGGCAAACTATTCTGGTCGCACCCGCAGCCAACACCGAAGTGACCACCGCGACGGTCACCACACCTACGGCGACGACAACGGCCACCGTATCTAATACGACAGAAGACTCGTCGGATGACACGCCACCTCCGCGTATATTGAGACGTCATGCGGCCGAACGCAAGTACGGGAAGAGGCAAAAGACTGATAATACGGAGAAAGAGACAAAAGAGAAAGAGCCTGAGGAACAAGACAACGCGTCGGTTAGTTCAA AGAAATCCAACCCGATCTTTTCAGAGATAAACACCGAAGTGCACGTCAAAGACGAACCGGAGTGGGACGCTAGCAGTATAGAGGAAGAGGAGCGGTCTATCGCGGAGATGTTCCAAGCGGAGATGAGCGTTAAGTCCGAACCGATTGACGACATGGACATCGAGGAAGAAAGTTTG CTGTACAGTCCGCTGGCGTGCGAGCTGTGCGCGGAGGTGTTCACCGTGCCGGCGGCCTGGGTGCGCCACGTGCAGAACCACGCGCGcgaccaccaccaccaccccAGGCGCCGCAAGCATCGCTCAGCT agCGATGACACAGAAGAGACAATGGCATTGCTAAGATGTGATCTATGCCAGAAACACTTCCCAAACCCAGCTGAATGGGTCAGACACATCCAGAGCACACACACCGAATCAG AATTGGCCATATCAAACAACAGTGCCCCACCAAAACGTCACAATCGTTTCACAGAGGGCGCGCAAAACAAAACTTGCTCGTTCTGCAAGAAGACATTCCCGTCGCACGCCTCTATGCTCATACATATGCGTACTCACACAG GAGAGCGTCCTTTCGTCTGCGGTCTCTGCAACAAGGGGTTCAACGTGAAGTCGAACCTGCTGCGGCACCTGCGCACGCTGCACGACCAGGTCATCAGCCCCGCGCGCCTCGACGACGACGACTGCGCGCCCGACGACGACGCGCCCGGCACCAGCGAGCCCAAGCGCGAGTCTTGA
- the LOC126768495 gene encoding Krueppel homolog 1 isoform X2, protein MTSTDTYQLKWHSHSSHLNGSVAALLRSERFTDVVLCTMDGSQIPAHKFILSSCSVYLSTLFEGQRSVTRMGGMLYVVLPSEISTKALKILVEYMYKGETTVSNEVLDTVLKAGEVLKIRGLWRQTDDPGGDTPAEKTSTQSVNKQTKKSEEQPKITVKKDDKLLKSFNPVQPQGVTRPMFIGPPKLVFIKTADGGTQAALRPGAPKGQTILVAPAANTEVTTATVTTPTATTTATVSNTTEDSSDDTPPPRILRRHAAERKYGKRQKTDNTEKETKEKEPEEQDNASVSSKKSNPIFSEINTEVHVKDEPEWDASSIEEEERSIAEMFQAEMSVKSEPIDDMDIEEESLLYSPLACELCAEVFTVPAAWVRHVQNHARDHHHHPRRRKHRSASDDTEETMALLRCDLCQKHFPNPAEWVRHIQSTHTESEGAQNKTCSFCKKTFPSHASMLIHMRTHTGERPFVCGLCNKGFNVKSNLLRHLRTLHDQVISPARLDDDDCAPDDDAPGTSEPKRES, encoded by the exons ATGACATCGACTGATACCTATCAATTAAAATGGCACTCGCACAGTTCGCATTTAAACGGTTCCGTAGCCGCTTTGCTACGTTCGGAGCGATTCACAGATGTGGTACTCTGTACAATGGACGGATCACAAATTCCAGCTCACAAGTTTATATTGAGCTCATGCAGCGTGTACTTGAGCACTTTGTTCGAAGGACAACGCTCTGTAACGCGCATGGGCGGAATGTTATATGTAGTATTACCTTCGGAAATATCTACAAAAGCGCTAAAGATTCTAGTGGAATATATGTACAAAG GAGAAACAACAGTATCTAATGAAGTATTAGATACAGTTTTAAAGGCTGGAGAGGTTCTAAAAATTAGGGGCCTCTGGAGGCAGACTGATGACCCAGGAGGTGACACACCAGCTGAAAAAACAAGCACTCAATCtgttaataaacaaacaaagaaatcaGAGGAACAACCAAAGATTACGGTTAAGAAAGATGACAAACTCCTCAAATCTTTCAACCCGGTTCAACCTCAGGGTGTCACGAg ACCAATGTTCATCGGTCCACCGAAGCTTGTCTTTATTAAGACAGCGGATGGCGGGACGCAAGCGGCACTTCGTCCGGGCGCACCAAAGGGGCAAACTATTCTGGTCGCACCCGCAGCCAACACCGAAGTGACCACCGCGACGGTCACCACACCTACGGCGACGACAACGGCCACCGTATCTAATACGACAGAAGACTCGTCGGATGACACGCCACCTCCGCGTATATTGAGACGTCATGCGGCCGAACGCAAGTACGGGAAGAGGCAAAAGACTGATAATACGGAGAAAGAGACAAAAGAGAAAGAGCCTGAGGAACAAGACAACGCGTCGGTTAGTTCAA AGAAATCCAACCCGATCTTTTCAGAGATAAACACCGAAGTGCACGTCAAAGACGAACCGGAGTGGGACGCTAGCAGTATAGAGGAAGAGGAGCGGTCTATCGCGGAGATGTTCCAAGCGGAGATGAGCGTTAAGTCCGAACCGATTGACGACATGGACATCGAGGAAGAAAGTTTG CTGTACAGTCCGCTGGCGTGCGAGCTGTGCGCGGAGGTGTTCACCGTGCCGGCGGCCTGGGTGCGCCACGTGCAGAACCACGCGCGcgaccaccaccaccaccccAGGCGCCGCAAGCATCGCTCAGCT agCGATGACACAGAAGAGACAATGGCATTGCTAAGATGTGATCTATGCCAGAAACACTTCCCAAACCCAGCTGAATGGGTCAGACACATCCAGAGCACACACACCGAATCAG AGGGCGCGCAAAACAAAACTTGCTCGTTCTGCAAGAAGACATTCCCGTCGCACGCCTCTATGCTCATACATATGCGTACTCACACAG GAGAGCGTCCTTTCGTCTGCGGTCTCTGCAACAAGGGGTTCAACGTGAAGTCGAACCTGCTGCGGCACCTGCGCACGCTGCACGACCAGGTCATCAGCCCCGCGCGCCTCGACGACGACGACTGCGCGCCCGACGACGACGCGCCCGGCACCAGCGAGCCCAAGCGCGAGTCTTGA